The sequence below is a genomic window from Haematobia irritans isolate KBUSLIRL chromosome 3, ASM5000362v1, whole genome shotgun sequence.
ttagaagccagagttttaccccaatttgcttgaaattttgcacagggaatagaattagcattgtagctatgcgtgccaaatttggttgaaatcggttaagatttagatatagctccgatatttagctttcgcccgatttacactcatatgaccacagaggccaatttttaactccgatttagttgaaattttgcacaaggattagaattaacattgtagctatgcgtgccaaatttggttgaaatcggttcagatttagatatatctcccatatatagctttcgcccgatttacactcatatgaccacagaggccaattttttgctccgatttagttgaaattttgcacagggagtagaattagcattttagctatgcgtacaaaatttggttgaattcggttcagatttagatcttAATTTATCTTgattttatagagcctagatttaatcctacacggacgaaaaagactgttttgcatatgtttgggtttaaaaattatatgtttggtacctacattttttaacacattatttttaagtgcgagcatataatgttcaaaaaCTAGCACAACATGTTTcggatatatatgttaatatgttcgaacatattttgttttggacataaattttttgtaaacataatatgcttggatgcaaacatgtattaagttagaaatagcctacaaacatatatgtgtttagtaagaGAGACCTGAGAGTATGCTGCTagcaaaagaatggaagtatccaattggcaccttaaaaatatgcctaatgtgaaacataatatgtttgaaacaatattttgtttagaccaatcctgaaaatatatttgcTTGAAACAAAATCTGTTTGGGGAATATGTTTCAgaagtgatttttttatatcacatagaaataaaaatttgtatgaaataaaattttaataaaagttagtatgaaataaaattttgatcaaattatctttaaaaataaaattttgacgaaatttcctatagcaaaggaattttgataaaatttctatagaaatataatcttcacaagattttctatagaaataaaattttgacaagattttctatagaaataaaattttgacaatattatctatagaaataaaattttgacaacattttctatagaaatcaaaattttgacaagattttctatagaaataaaattttgacaaaattttctatagaaataaaattttgacaaaattttctatagaaataaaattttgacaaaattgcgaaaaaaatttttgcgaatttcCTATTCCGaaggaatttttacaaaattttgttatacaaataaaattttgacaaaattttcgatagaaaaatgttttaacacaattttatatagaaataaaattttgacaaaattttatatagaaataaaattttgacaaaattttctatagaaataaaattttgacaaaattttctatagaaataaaattttgacaaaattttctgtagaaataaaatgttgacaaaattttatatagaaataaaattttgacaaaattttatatagaaataaaatgtgacaaatttttcttattgaaacaaaatgtgaaaaaaaaaaacttccaataaaaatacaattttgatagtattttctatagaaataaaattttgaaaaatttttcgatagaaaaatgttttagcacaattttatatagaaataaaattttgacaacattttctatagaaataaaattttgacaaacttttctatagaaatgatatagaaataaaattttgacaaaattttgtatagaaataaaattttgacaaaattgcgataaaatgtttgcaaatttcgTATTCCGaagcaattttgacaatttttttttattccaataaaatgttgacaaaattttcgatagaaaactgttttaacaaaattttatatagaaataaaactttgacaaaattttctatagaaataaaattttgacaaaattttaaatagaaataaaattttgacgaaattttcttattgaaacaaaatgtgacaaatcaaaattttatttttatagaatttttttttaattttatttttctataacattttgtgaaaatttttgtcaatattttttaaatggaaaattttgctaaattttattttaatagaaaattttgccaaaattttatttttataattttgtcaaaattttatttctgtagaaagttgtatcacgcttgaattttaatACGAATAACTTTGTTTGTGATCGCAGTAGATCGTAATGCTTTTGCAAGCTTGTAACAATTAATTGAGCTGTGAGATGAGCGGTttcccatagacataaaatttgacaaaattttcaatagaaataacattttgaaaaaattttctatagaaataaaatttgacaaaattttctatagaaataaaattgtgatgaaattttctactgaaataaaattttgacaaaattatctatagaaatgaaaattttaacaaaatactcattttgacaaaattttctacagaaataaattcttgtagaagtagattttgacaaaatgttctatagaaataaaatttgacaaaattttctatagaaataaaattgtctatagagataaaatgttgacaaaattttctatagaattaaattgtaaattgcGTTTCCAATAGCAaaagaattttggcaaattttctattcaaataaaattttgacaaaatttctatagaagtaaaattttgacaacatttcctatagcaaaagaattttgaaaaaaaaattctatagaaataaaatatttaaaaaagtttctatagaaataaatttgacaacatctcctgtagaaataagatttgcaataaaaattaaatagaaatataattttgacaaaattttctatagaaataaaatgttgacaaaagtctctatagaaattaaatttgacaaaatttcctatagaaataaaatttgcaaaaaattaaatagaaaaaaaccttgacaaaattagctacagaaataaaattttgcaaaaattttctataaaaatgaattttcacaaaattttctattaaaacgatttttttttaaacattaaaGACACAaatcaagggatatttatacacccattAATAGGAGAAATCATAATATTGAATGATatgttatataatatatattaaaataaaataataaaacatttcattcggagaaaaaaattttttcatactaagcacacaattttatcaagaacttttttttttaatttgcaagatttttggtaaaatattctttaaattttggtggatttttttaacTCGAGTGGCAATTGTTGTTAGGTAACATATTTGCTACTTCATCCGAGCTCTGCTTgttcttacttgtttataaagcCACTAATTCATAAATATATCGTAATTCTCTTTTCaacttttgtagtttttttttcaaatgatcaCAATTCCACCACTGTTCTTGTAGATTCTTTGATATCATATCAAGGACGAACAAATATAGGATTTAAGGATTTGTGTAACGCTTTCAAAGCTATCAGTAGCACATGTGCCACATGTGTTTGATAATTTTTGACGGAAGTAAACATGAATACAAATCAGTGTTGATGTGCTCGAGGAATTTCAAAAGTAGCTGGTGTGATAGTATTGGCGCATTAGTGAATAGGGAAAAGCAACTACAAAAGATGTTAAGCTGAATAGTCAGAGAGAGTAAGAAAGAAAGAGATCTATTTCCTGGAGATGGCATTTGATGCGTTATAGgattaaaacaacaacataCGGCAAAACAACTACACATCTACAGTTCTTTGCACCCTCTCAGTTCTTGTAAAATCCATAGAATAAGGTATACAAAAAAACTTCGTTGTAATCATTTGTTCCGGCAGAGTTGAAAAGTTTGATTGTTTACATGACAATTTCACCTAGAAACATGGAAACGGATACAAAGGCATTGTGGTTGTAATTTACATTGAGATACCTTTGAGAATTGAACATTGAATAAAAGCTTCTCCATTGTAAAGTATTCAAATAATGGGAGGGACAATCTTGGCTGTGGCTgtacttccaaaatcaaaagcaTTGTAATTTAAAGATGTAAGCTGTCAAGGGTTTCCCTCACTCTCTAGAAGCCAACTATGATAAATGACATTCGCCTATAGGGTaagggaaaattattttaatggcACTTGAAATCTAAAAATCTACTTTTACATTTATACCAAATAAAACAGATGTTAGTGTCAAGTGGACTTCATGACATTGTTATTGATGTCATGTTCGGTAGATGTCCTGGTGGTTAGATGCCTAGAAGGACAGATTTTGGGAACATACAAACTAGAATTCTAATTGgatgtaaaatattttaaattataaaataaatgttattttattttataattaaatgttttttgatATTGTAGAGgtccaacaaattttgtccagatcgagtcagatttaaatgtatgtgtatggccataaaaacctttatatatagcacccaacacatttgacggatttgatatagtatcgaacatgtggatctacaaagtggtacaagctataatatagtcggtcccgtccgactttagatgcCTGGAAGGACAGATTTTGGGAACATACAAATTAGAATTCTAATTGgatgtaaaatattttaaattataaaataaattttaattttataattaaatgttttttatattgTAGAAgtccaacaaattttgtccagatcgagtcgggcataaaaacctttatatatagcaccctacAAATTTgttggatttgatatggtatcgaacatgtggatctacaaagtagtgcacggtataatatagtcggccccgtccgatttagactttcattacttgtttcgttttcttttttttaattttgttgtgcAAACGCAAAAAGCATCGAAATttaaaatcagtttagattttctTCGAATTTGCTACCTTTGACACGAATTGTGGCCTTTACAcgaccgacaaagccatcacgtGCTGAACGAATGCGGCTCTATGTTGACCCATTTCCGGCAAGCGCCATTTTGAGATGATCGACGCTTTGGTAGTTTTTAGTGCCAACATTACACCCATATTCAATCTTCATATTCGTTTTCCTGGTGTACCCTTCAAAATACCCCAGGCGcagaagtccaacggattgaaattacggttgccactcgtgccaaaagtaatctaccaaaatttgaacacatttttaccaaaaatctaccaaattaaaaaaatctgtataAATATCTCTAGGATTGTAAAtgtgtaaaatttctatagaaaattttcttaacattttatttctacaggaaattttgtcaacattttatttctatagaagattttgtcaaaattttatatctataggaaattttgtcaaaattttatttctataaaaattttgtcaaaattttatttccatagaaaattttgttaaaatttgaattctatggaaaatttcgtcaaaattttatttctatagaaaattttgtcgaaatttttttctatagaaaattttgtcaaaattttatttctatagaagattttgtcaacattttatatctatagaaaattttgtcaaaattttatttctataaaatttttgtcaaacttttacttctataagaaaattttgtcaaaattttatttcaatagaaaattttgtcaaaattttatttctatatattttgtcaaaattttttttctatagaaaattttgtcaaaatgttatgtctatagaaaatgttgtcaaaattttaaatctataggaatttttgtcaaaatttcatttctataaaaatttttgtcaaagttttatttctataaaaatttttatcaaaattttactcccataagaaaattttgtcaaaattttatttccatagaacattttgtcaaaattttatttctatagaaaattttctcaacattttatttctatagaaaattttctcaacattttatttctacaggaaattttgtcaaaattttatttctatagaaaattttgtcaaaattgtatatctatagaacattttctcaaaattttatatctataggaaattttgtccaaattttatcaaaattttactcccataagaaaattttctcaaaattttatttctatagaaaattttctcaacattttatttctacaggaaacaaaccctttttcgggaggttcaagtgtagttcactttgggttgagtgaattacccgaatttattctgataattggttgatggttttgctgcaagtagaggatgctgatgaggaatgtggtaattccgaaacagctgtacatctaaccattttgcagtctatggggttttgcccaaataaatttgacaagcatacttttcctctgttggttaagctacacttgtaggttagtcaatgcatggctttaagctgagatcaaaaaaacaacaataacgattgaagagaagccaacaataacaaacaaaacgaattttgtcaaaattttatttctatagaaaattttgtcaaaattgtatatctatagaaaattttctcaaaattttatatctataggaaattttgtccaaattttatttctatagaaaattttgtcaaaatgttcattctatagaaaagtttgtcaaaattttatttctatagaaaatgttttctaaattttatttctatagaaaattttgtcaaaattttaattctatagaaaattttgtcaaaattttaattctatagaaatttttttttctatagaaaattttgtcaaaacttttctatagaaaattttgtcaaaattttatttctatagaaaattttgtcaaatcttaatttctatagaaaattttgtcaaaattcgatttttatagaaagtcttctcaaaattttatttctatagaaaattttctcaaaatttcatttctattgaaaatcttgtcaaaatttcacttctattgaaaattttgtcaaaattttatatctataaaaaactttgtccaaatgttatttctatagaaaatgttttctaaatgttatttctatagaaaatgttttctaaattttatttctatagaaaattttgtcaaaattttatgtctatagaaaatgttgtcaaaattttatatctataggaaatattgtcaaaatttcatttctataaatatttttgtcaaaattttactcccataagaaaattttgtcaaaattttatttctatagaaaattttgtcaaaattgtatatctatagaaaattttctcaaaattttatatctataggaaattttgtccaaattttatttctatagaaaattttgtcaaaatgttcattctatagaaaagtttgtcaaaattttattttttatagaaaatgttttctaaattttatttctatagaaaattttgtcaaaattttaattctatagaaaattttgtcaaaattttaattctatagaaaatgttttttctatagaaaattttgtcaaaattttaattctatagaaattgctcCTCGGCCGCTGCACCCAGAATATACGGATTACCAAAAATCCATAAACCAAACATGCCACTTAGACCTATCGTTTCCTCTATCAATGTTCCTTGCTACGGATTGTCAAAATACATTGGACAAATATTAAGAAAACTAGTATCCGAAAAATATAATATCAAGAATTCGTTACAATTGAAGAATAATCTAAAGGACTTAATATTGGACAAGAACGAAATTCTTGTATCCTTTGATGTCATTTCCCTATTTACCAATATTCCCATCCACACAGCCATACAAATCATTATGAAAAAATGGGATATCATTAATGATATAACTAAAATTCCCAGATCCAAATTTTTAGAGATTCTCAAATTTTGCTTAATGGATaataattatttcatttttgacaACCACGTTTATAAGCAAGTATTCGGCATGCCCATGGGCAATCCTCCATCACCAACAATTGCTGATATTGTACTGGACAACTTACTTGACGAAGCACTAACGGAACTaagggaaaaaaatattcatatcaaACACATATCGAAATATGTAGATGACATATTAGCCATAATTAAGATGGATGAAACAGATGAGATTCTTAAAGTATTTAATTCCTACCACACGAAACTACAATTCACTATTGAAATGGAACATAATAAACAAATCGCATATCTTGACACCAAACTTCACCACAGGgaaaatgaaatcaaatttgactggttttctaaagaaacgtcATCTGGACGtatcattaattttaattcgACACAACCAAGGAACCAAATAACTAACACAGCAAAAAGCTTAATTCGCCGAATACTTTCAATTAGCGATGAGGAATTTCAtggaaaaaacttcaaaataatctCAAGAATTTTATCGACAAACTCATTCCCGAAGAAACTAATTGAAGAacttataaatgaaataaaggggaaaattaaACACGACTCACAAGAACTTGACGTAATCAAAGGCCATAATGACGCAACAGCTGAAACAGTTTTTTATAGTGTACGTTACGTACCTGGACTAACTGACAAAAAGCATCTGAAGCcaataatacaaacaaacaacataTGTTTTGCATATAAACCCAACTCCACACTCAGTTGCATCTTCTCCAAAGTAAAATCCCCAAttgacaaacaacaacaaagcaatGTTGTTTATGAAATTCCATGCAGAGGCAACAACAATGAACCCTGCGATCTCTTATACATAGGTACAACaaaacgcaatttacacacaagGGTAAATGAACATCGAATGGACATAGAAAAGAAAAAGGAGAGTACAGctttatcacaacatatattgcGCCATGGACACACAGCTGATTTTGAAAACGTACGCATACTAGAGAGGGAAAATAAAGAGAGAAAGAGACTAACCTTAGAAAGTTTACGAatacaacaaaatattgacagaacAATGAATGTTAAAGAGGACACTGACAATTTAAGCGTTAGTTACAGAGTTGCAATATCTTAATTGACTGTGATACTAAATCTAAActgtgttttgttttcattttatattaattttaaattcatatCGTTTGTTTACAATTTATGTTTAAAAACTGTGATATAAGTAATATAAGtctttaaatgtaaattttgagaaaataatttgtaagttgaaatgtttaacaatctcaattaaaaaaaagtgtaatctttaaatttattatttttcaaatagaCGAAATCCCCTGGAAGAAGTCAACAAGTATTGACGAAACGTTgggataaaaatgtaaaaaggttTTCTTCTTTACATCAATGAATTTAGGTCCAACTagctaaataaaacataaaaggaacagaaaatattgaccaaTCAAACAATTAAAcataagaaaatgttttttctatagaaaattttgtcaaaacttttctatagaaaattttgtcaaaattttatttctatagaaaattttgtcaaatctttatttctatagaaaattttgtcaaaattctatttctatagaaagtcttctcaaaattttatttctatagaaaattttctcaaaatttcatttctattgaaaatcttgtcaaaatttcacttctattgaaaattttgtcaaaattttatatctataaaaaactttgtccaaatgttatttctatagaaaatgttttctaaattttatttctataggaaatgttttctaaattttatttctttagaaaattttttcaaaattttatgtctatagaaaatgttgtcaaaattttatatctataggaaattttgtcaaaatttcatttctataaaaatttttgtcaaaattttatttctataaagatttttgtcaaaattttactcccataagaaaattttgtcaaaattttatttccattgaaaattttgtcaaaattttatttctataaaagattttgtcaaaatttaatttctattgaaaattttatcagaattttatatctatagaaaattttgtcaaaatttaatttctattgaaaattttgtcaaaattttacttcaatagaaattgttgtcaaaactttatttctataaaaatgttgtcaaaatttcatttctattaaaaattttgtcaaaattttatatctataaaaaaactttgtccaaatgttatttctaaattttatttcttatttttcatgttagcctgaaaccgaaacaggcgattaacgtccaaatgcatgatatttaaattttacaattaattatttttcgagctttgggAAAATTACGTCAATGAATTTGATCTATCTAAAAGAaagcgccagatacaaatctatacacgcctatttaattgtaaaattaaattttatttctatataatttttttttaaattttatttctatagaaaattttgtcaaaattttccttcaagaattctaccaatctaccaaacattaaaaaatctaccattcatggtagaattctacgaactgtgacaaccgtgattgGCAGCCGGAAatgttggtggccattgtgcggtagaaatgaagcgatgaACCTTGGTTGACGCGCCGAAATGTTTGCCAGTACTGTCATTAGGATATTCGACGTTATTTTCAGCTCACGGTGGATGAGTAGGTATCGACCATCGACGGCCCACATCATTACGATGGCGGATCTTGAGTTCTGGTAGCTAGTCAATGGCAACTAAACAAGTGGATTTCGGTCAGGTCAGGCTCTACATTTCAGATTATTACTGCTATTGTTAATGTATTTTTTGTCCACTTTCTGAACGTTATAAAACACTGTCAGAAACTTTGGCTAATAGGGCCAAATAAGTGCATATTAGACGAAGGATATGTCTAAGAACTATTCTTTCAAACCCTCGTCTTCGGTTCTGACCCAAAGCTCATACTAGAGCCATTTTTGATGTCGGTTGGGATTAAACTGACACCTAGActttcattacaaaaatttgttcacagacagatggacatcgctaaatcgattcaTGTGGCGGTCCGAAGCAATATTGCTAAAGATACCATGTGTTTATTTCATCTCCTtctaggtgttgcaaacatatgccttGACTTCCAATATAGGGTATAAAATGTGACTAATATTATGTTGATTTAGCCAAGTTCCGTTTTacaggtgaatttttaaatggaaTCTTCTTTTCACAAACAATTTGGTTAATttctttagattattttttcaaaatttaaagcaaatgctttacccccattttcaggaagctccgttagtgccacgctagctaacgaacttttaaaccgtactatggacatgtctcTAATCTTGCCTATATACTCTATATGTCAGTTAAGAACTTAACTACTaaacatttttcagttaaagttaaccggagagaatatattttgattttactttctg
It includes:
- the LOC142231304 gene encoding uncharacterized protein LOC142231304 → MPLRPIVSSINVPCYGLSKYIGQILRKLVSEKYNIKNSLQLKNNLKDLILDKNEILVSFDVISLFTNIPIHTAIQIIMKKWDIINDITKIPRSKFLEILKFCLMDNNYFIFDNHVYKQVFGMPMGNPPSPTIADIVLDNLLDEALTELREKNIHIKHISKYVDDILAIIKMDETDEILKVFNSYHTKLQFTIEMEHNKQIAYLDTKLHHRENEIKFDWFSKETSSGRIINFNSTQPRNQITNTAKSLIRRILSISDEEFHGKNFKIISRILSTNSFPKKLIEELINEIKGKIKHDSQELDVIKGHNDATAETVFYSVRYVPGLTDKKHLKPIIQTNNICFAYKPNSTLSCIFSKVKSPIDKQQQSNVVYEIPCRGNNNEPCDLLYIGTTKRNLHTRVNEHRMDIEKKKESTALSQHILRHGHTADFENVRILERENKERKRLTLESLRIQQNIDRTMNVKEDTDNLSVSYRVAIS